In one Polaribacter sp. ALD11 genomic region, the following are encoded:
- a CDS encoding M1 family metallopeptidase, producing the protein MKIKYWFLIIFIAITSIGFSQNNSIYKAEREKTYNLIHTKLKVDFNFVEKQLNGEAWVTAKPHFYASNQFVLDAKAMLIHEVSLNGKKLDYDYDDYEITVKLPKKYTKEEEFTIYIKYTARPEKVKEKGSAAITAAKGLYFINADGTDKNKPTQIWTQGETEGSSCWFPTIDAPNQKTTQEIYITVPNKYITLSNGELISQTKNGGNRTDYWKMDLKHAPYLFFLGVGEFEIIKDKYKNIDVDYYVEKEYAKYAKDIFGNTPEMMQFFSEKLGVAFPWNKYSQIVVRDYVSGAMENTTAVVHGEQAYQTKGQLIDGNKHENTIAHELFHHWFGDLVTSESWSNLTLNESFANYSEYLWQEYKYGQEAAEMHMFGNKKLYLDGQEADKKLVRFNYLDKEDMFDLVSYNKGGAILHMLRSYVGDEAFFTSLKMYLNEYKYQAAEAHQLRLVFEKVTGKDLNWFFNQWYFGANHPKLDVSYDYNKLRKTVTVNIQQLQAQNFQFPLTLDIFEGNKRRRETVFIENNDASFTFDFKTQPTLIQINADGVLLCEINENKVLSDYIFQLKNAQNYAHRREALLEVSKKQDDKDAFNAVVSALDDSSHEIRILALEKIDLINKFSKKDAIQKIMQVANLDKKTLVQAAAIETLGKLTDPELKQIFLKGLKSESYAVLGKSLVAMYYIDKDLALKNSKELPDEVRKILATPLTKIFIESNDETELPFIAKSVVSGMFLAGDDTTKVLYEKAFKMISKSNNIEAIQNLVLDMVAKGNQYKKFSFDKVVINLMRTMIKDQEKSTNSNKERNIAIVKEGMMGVL; encoded by the coding sequence ATGAAGATTAAATATTGGTTCCTAATTATTTTTATCGCAATTACCTCCATTGGTTTTTCTCAAAACAACTCAATTTATAAAGCTGAAAGAGAAAAAACATACAATTTAATTCACACAAAATTAAAAGTTGATTTCAATTTTGTAGAAAAACAATTAAATGGAGAGGCTTGGGTTACTGCAAAGCCTCATTTTTACGCAAGCAATCAGTTTGTTTTAGATGCAAAAGCAATGTTGATTCATGAAGTTTCGTTGAATGGCAAAAAATTAGACTATGATTATGACGATTATGAAATTACAGTAAAACTTCCGAAGAAATATACCAAAGAAGAAGAATTTACCATTTATATAAAATACACAGCAAGACCCGAAAAAGTAAAAGAGAAGGGGAGTGCTGCAATTACTGCAGCAAAAGGTTTGTACTTTATAAACGCAGATGGCACAGATAAAAATAAGCCGACACAAATATGGACGCAAGGAGAAACCGAAGGAAGTAGCTGTTGGTTTCCTACAATTGATGCTCCGAACCAGAAAACAACGCAAGAAATTTACATTACTGTTCCTAATAAATATATAACACTTTCTAATGGAGAATTAATTAGTCAGACTAAAAACGGAGGAAACAGAACAGATTACTGGAAAATGGATCTAAAACACGCACCTTATTTATTCTTTTTAGGAGTTGGTGAGTTTGAAATTATAAAAGACAAATATAAAAACATTGATGTAGATTATTATGTAGAAAAGGAATATGCAAAATATGCCAAAGATATTTTTGGAAACACACCAGAAATGATGCAGTTTTTCTCAGAGAAGTTAGGGGTAGCATTCCCTTGGAATAAATATAGTCAGATTGTAGTAAGAGACTATGTTTCTGGTGCAATGGAAAATACGACAGCCGTGGTTCATGGAGAACAAGCCTACCAAACAAAAGGGCAATTAATTGATGGAAACAAACATGAAAACACGATTGCCCATGAACTTTTTCATCATTGGTTTGGAGATTTAGTAACTTCAGAAAGTTGGTCTAATCTTACTTTAAATGAGTCTTTCGCAAACTACAGCGAATATTTATGGCAAGAATATAAATACGGACAAGAAGCAGCTGAAATGCACATGTTTGGAAATAAAAAACTTTATTTAGACGGACAAGAAGCTGACAAAAAGTTGGTCCGTTTTAATTACCTAGACAAAGAAGACATGTTCGATTTAGTGAGCTATAATAAAGGAGGCGCTATTTTACACATGTTGCGGAGTTATGTAGGCGATGAAGCTTTTTTTACAAGTCTAAAAATGTATCTAAATGAATACAAATACCAAGCTGCAGAAGCACATCAATTGCGTTTGGTTTTTGAAAAAGTAACAGGCAAAGATTTAAACTGGTTTTTCAATCAGTGGTACTTTGGCGCAAATCATCCAAAATTAGATGTTTCTTACGATTATAATAAATTAAGAAAAACGGTAACTGTAAATATTCAACAATTACAAGCACAAAATTTTCAGTTTCCTTTAACTTTAGATATTTTTGAAGGAAATAAACGAAGGAGAGAAACTGTATTTATCGAAAATAATGATGCTTCTTTTACGTTTGATTTTAAAACTCAGCCTACATTAATTCAAATAAATGCAGACGGCGTTTTATTGTGTGAAATCAATGAAAACAAAGTCTTAAGCGATTATATTTTTCAATTGAAAAATGCCCAAAACTATGCACATAGAAGAGAGGCTTTGTTAGAAGTTTCAAAAAAACAAGATGATAAAGATGCTTTTAACGCAGTTGTAAGTGCTTTAGATGATTCTTCGCATGAAATTAGAATTTTAGCACTTGAAAAGATCGATTTAATTAATAAATTTTCTAAGAAAGATGCCATTCAAAAAATAATGCAAGTAGCAAATTTAGATAAGAAAACATTGGTACAAGCTGCTGCAATTGAAACTTTAGGTAAATTAACAGACCCAGAATTAAAACAAATATTTCTAAAAGGTTTAAAAAGTGAATCCTATGCTGTTTTAGGAAAGTCTTTAGTTGCAATGTATTATATAGACAAAGATTTGGCCTTGAAAAATTCAAAAGAACTACCAGACGAAGTAAGAAAAATTTTAGCTACACCATTAACTAAGATTTTTATAGAATCTAATGACGAAACAGAACTGCCTTTTATTGCTAAAAGTGTAGTTTCAGGAATGTTTTTAGCCGGAGATGATACTACAAAAGTATTGTATGAAAAAGCTTTTAAAATGATTTCTAAGAGTAATAACATAGAAGCTATTCAGAATTTGGTTCTAGACATGGTTGCGAAAGGAAATCAGTACAAAAAATTTAGTTTCGATAAAGTGGTTATCAACTTAATGAGAACAATGATTAAAGACCAAGAAAAAAGTACAAATTCGAATAAAGAAAGAAACATTGCTATTGTAAAAGAAGGAATGATGGGGGTATTGTAG
- a CDS encoding NAD(P)/FAD-dependent oxidoreductase, protein MTNKEHRIHIIGAGVSGLVAARVLENNGFSSVIIEATDTVGGRVKTDIVNGFQLDHGFQVLLTAYPAAQKYLDFKSLELQRFLPGASIFKNKEQKIIGDPLRDPSLLFSTLFSGIGNFSDKLKILKLNSYLKKKEIAAIFADKEQSTRSYLKGYGFSDEMIVDFFKPFFSGIFLESELETSSRMFEFVYKMFGEGDAAIPKAGIQAIPNQLQQNLKNTTFLFNTKVADIKDGIITLNNGEKLESHFSIVTADASNLISNLKNQATNWKSCDTLYFETEKRVIQKKLIGLIPKENTLINNIFYHTSLKTVTKTEKELLSVTVINSKNLSEEKLVAEVKKELQEYCNIDSCTFIKRYKIPMALPKLNHLQYEMLPSETRLTTNVFLAGDAQLNGSLNAAMISGERAALGVIETISNTIS, encoded by the coding sequence ATGACGAATAAAGAGCATAGAATACATATAATTGGTGCTGGTGTTAGCGGACTTGTAGCTGCTAGAGTTTTAGAAAATAATGGGTTTTCATCAGTTATTATAGAAGCTACAGATACTGTTGGGGGAAGAGTGAAAACCGATATTGTTAACGGATTTCAATTAGATCATGGCTTTCAGGTTTTATTAACAGCTTATCCTGCAGCTCAAAAATACCTCGATTTTAAATCGTTAGAATTGCAACGTTTTTTACCAGGAGCTTCAATTTTTAAAAACAAGGAACAAAAAATAATTGGGGACCCTTTAAGAGATCCCTCTTTGTTGTTTTCTACACTATTTTCTGGAATTGGAAACTTTTCCGACAAGCTTAAAATATTAAAACTGAATAGTTACTTAAAGAAAAAAGAGATTGCAGCCATTTTTGCTGATAAGGAACAATCTACACGTTCATATTTAAAAGGTTATGGTTTTTCAGATGAAATGATTGTAGACTTTTTCAAACCTTTTTTTAGTGGTATTTTTCTAGAATCAGAATTAGAAACATCGAGTAGAATGTTTGAGTTTGTTTATAAAATGTTTGGTGAAGGAGATGCTGCCATTCCGAAAGCAGGAATTCAGGCAATTCCTAATCAGTTGCAACAAAACTTAAAAAATACAACTTTTCTATTTAATACAAAAGTTGCAGATATAAAAGACGGAATAATAACGCTTAATAATGGAGAAAAATTAGAAAGTCATTTTTCTATAGTTACCGCAGATGCAAGTAATTTAATATCAAACTTAAAAAATCAAGCTACTAATTGGAAATCTTGCGACACGTTGTATTTCGAAACAGAAAAAAGAGTCATTCAAAAGAAGTTGATTGGTCTTATTCCTAAAGAAAATACACTAATAAATAATATTTTTTACCACACAAGCTTAAAAACGGTTACCAAAACGGAAAAAGAATTATTGTCTGTAACCGTTATAAATTCTAAAAACCTTTCTGAAGAAAAACTTGTAGCAGAAGTAAAAAAAGAGCTACAGGAATATTGCAATATTGATTCTTGTACGTTTATAAAACGGTATAAAATACCAATGGCATTGCCAAAACTTAATCATTTGCAATATGAAATGTTGCCATCTGAAACTCGTTTAACAACCAATGTGTTTTTAGCAGGAGATGCTCAGTTAAATGGTTCTTTAAACGCTGCTATGATTTCTGGTGAAAGAGCTGCACTTGGTGTTATCGAAACAATATCGAATACTATTTCTTAA